Proteins encoded together in one Ipomoea triloba cultivar NCNSP0323 chromosome 4, ASM357664v1 window:
- the LOC116017043 gene encoding transcription factor bHLH130-like isoform X2 gives MDQTRYQQQQQQMSSGLTRYRSAPSSYFASFLNSDGGGGGGGGGYARDDFDQLLNAHNSSSDIQQAFGRFMDSLDSNSNRPGNPSSNLNVKQESDAYEQPKQQQLAESGGDYGSVSQMNYSGQAQQSHNSGATTSAMENSYGLMNSANPDRFRSPAKMNTGVANSNLTRYNTSPAGFFAQIDIGNEHGAMRGMGSYGAGSNANAEASFSSPSRFKNHTGFSSSGQPASSSGAMASISEIGEEGVKEETSPRHGRFSETQKNDEFSMPSWEDSDILSDLFLNVSEEKPFSNSNVSDIQSEDQCRPPGLLSHHLSLPKIPAQLSAIMQDSVPCKVRAKRGCATHPRSIAERVRRTKISERMRKLQELVPNMDKQTNTADMLDLAVDYIKDLESQVQVLSENRAKCTCSSSK, from the exons ATGGATCAAACGCGATATCAGCAACAACAGCAGCAGATGAGTTCAGGCTTGACGCGGTACCGGTCCGCGCCAAGTTCATATTTCGCAAGCTTTTTGAACAGTGatggtggcggcggcggcggcggcggaggttATGCCAGGGACGATTTTGATCAACTGCTAAATGCTCATAATTCTAGCTCTGATATACAGCAAGCTTTCGGGAGGTTCATGGACAGTCTAGATTCCAATTCGAATAGGCCTGGGAATCCTTCGAGCAATTTGAATGTGAAACAGGAATCCGATGCATATGAGCAGCCGAAGCAGCAGCAATTGGCGGAGAGTGGTGGCGATTATGGCTCGGTTTCGCAGATGAATTACTCAGGACAAGCTCAACAGAGCCATAATTCAGGTGCTACTACTTCGGCCATGGAGAATTCGTATGGGTTGATGAATTCCGCGAATCCAGATCGTTTTCGCAGCCCAGCGAAAATGAATACTGGCGTTGCTAATTCAAATCTCACCCGTTATAACACTTCTCCGGCGGGCTTCTTTGCTCAAATTGATATTGGAAACG AACATGGTGCAATGAGAGGCATGGGGAGTTATGGAGCTGGTAGTAATGCTAATGCAGAAGCGTCGTTTTCTTCTCCAAGCAGGTTTAAGAATCATACAGGTTTCTCATCATCAGGACAGCCCGCTTCCTCTTCAGGCGCAATGGCGTCTATATCTGAAATTGGAGAAGAGGGTGTGAAGGAAGAAACCAGTCCAAGGCATGGAAGGTTTAGTGAAACTCAGAAAAATGATGAGTTCTCCATGCCATCTTGGGAAGATTCAGACATTTTGTCTGATCTTTTCCTAAATGTATCAGAAGAAAAGccattttcaaattcaaatgtATCAGATATTCAG AGCGAAGATCAATGTCGCCCTCCTGGCCTGCTGTCTCATCACTTGAGTTTGCCCAAAATTCCCGCCCAGTTATCTGCCATAATGCAGGATTCGGTGCCCTGTAAGGTCAGAGCAAAGAGGGGTTGTGCAACTCACCCACGGAGTATCGCTGAGAGG GTTAGAAGAACCAAGATAAGTGAGAGGATGAGAAAGCTGCAAGAGCTCGTCCCAAACATGGACAAG CAAACAAACACAGCAGATATGTTGGACTTAGCTGTTGATTACATCAAAGATTTAGAGTCCCAAGTCCAG GTGTTATCAGAAAACCGTGCAAAATGTACATGCTCATCAAGTAAATAG
- the LOC116015585 gene encoding uncharacterized protein LOC116015585 isoform X2 produces MPMERSFSSSSSSNNSSFSASKRGSSAAVLSIQCLKGSSKADEWTGDALQTGDIVEELRIGNMIVKAPFKNGRAGLQKLLHDSFKLKNTSVHVRVRRGADDDGEFAELQACLVPNAVAGRKQYMLRSIDDPNYAVGFADRTESECLDLQASRASRMMDALTRTPLQYGFVSYPWQRKMAEMLPVPNSSSFYSILLLPKTSGDHEAAALQYNDLEDTLGRANAWLNASQASGVPIVFMNIQTESLLTKISGRMASCSVNAGSLSDLSNLSNASLYGFEDYHGVDIGVVRAVRLWFSPLGGEIPIEIKIKEDDTKLGFAISRTEEGFIYISTVMGADENSQNTPSEESGLRHLYMEATRQNKLLVVSRISHQKVLPWMVSPAGGVRCYDTVSVSQKLSLHRHAKVSGVFADGNATGAGRE; encoded by the exons ATGCCCATGGAGCGTTCGTTCTCGTCGTCGAGCAGTTCGAATAACTCTTCTTTCTCCGCCTCCAAACGCGGCTCCTCCGCCGCCGTTCTCTCCATACAGTGCCTGAAAGGCAGCTCTAAAGCCGACGAATGGACCGGCGACGCCTTACAGACCGGCGATATCGTGGAGGAGCTCAGAATCGGGAACATGATCGTCAAGGCGCCGTTCAAGAACGGCCGAGCCGGCCTGCAGAAGCTCCTCCACGATTCCTTCAAGCTGAAGAACACTTCGGTCCACGTCCGCGTCCGGCGCGGCGCCGACGACGACGGCGAGTTCGCCGAGCTGCAGGCCTGCCTCGTCCCCAACGCCGTCGCCGGCCGGAAACAGTACATGCTCAGGTCCATCGACGATCCCAATTACGCCGTCGGGTTCGCCGATCGGACCGAGTCCGAGTGCTTGGATTTGCAAG CTTCAAGGGCGTCAAGAATGATGGATGCATTAACAAGAACTCCCCTTCAATATGGGTTCGTGTCGTATCCATGGCAGAGAAAAATGGCGGAGATGCTACCAGTACCCAACTCCAGCAGCTTTTATTCCATTCTCCTCCTCCCCAAAACCTCCGGCGACCACGAAGCCGCCGCTCTTCAATACAACGATCTTGAAGACACCCTTGGCAGAGCCAATGCCTGGCTTAATGCTTCTCAAGCCTCCGGCGTTCCCATCGTCTTCATGAACATCCAGACTGAATCCCTACTCACTAAg ATATCTGGGAGAATGGCTTCTTGTAGTGTAAATGCGGGGTCGCTCTCTGATTTATCAAATCTTAGCAATGCAAGCTTGTACGGCTTTGAAGATTACCATGGCGTGGATATTGGTGTTGTACGAGCAGTTCGGCTCTGGTTTTCCCCTCTTGGTGGAGAAATTCCTATCgaaatcaaaatcaaagaaGATGACACCAAACTAGGTTTTGCCATCAGTAGAACAGAAGAG ggATTTATCTACATATCAACGGTGATGGGAGCAGATgaaaatagtcaaaatactcCATCTGAGGAATCTGGTCTGAGGCACCTGTACATGGAAGCAACGAGGCAGAACAAGCTTCTAGTAGTTTCCAGAATCTCCCACCAGAAAGTGCTCCCATGGATGGTTTCTCCGGCGGGCGGCGTGAGATGCTACGACACGGTTTCCGTGAGCCAGAAGCTGTCTTTGCACCGCCATGCCAAG GTATCGGGTGTTTTCGCCGACGGGAATGCCACCGGCGCCGGAAGAGAATAA
- the LOC116016230 gene encoding LOB domain-containing protein 4-like, whose product MKENWRKQGGSAASPCAACKLLRRRCAKDCVFAPYFPADEPHKFASVHKVFGASNVNKLLQDLPEHQRGDAVSSMVYEANARMRDPVYGCVGAISSLQQQVDALQTQLAITQAEAVHMRMRHPFSSSYSPENASPSSSRNAHTTHGGDPFGTDMAVDQNNVGDSFW is encoded by the exons ATGaaggaaaactggagaaaacaAGGTGGCTCAGCGGCTTCTCCATGTGCGGCATGCAAGCTGCTGAGGAGGAGGTGCGCCAAAGACTGTGTTTTTGCTCCGTATTTCCCGGCGGATGAACCTCACAAGTTTGCCAGTGTGCATAAGGTCTTCGGAGCTAGCAATGTCAACAAGCTGCTACAG GATTTACCGGAGCATCAGCGAGGCGACGCGGTGAGTTCGATGGTGTACGAGGCAAACGCTAGGATGAGGGATCCGGTTTACGGTTGTGTCGGAGCTATATCGTCTCTGCAGCAGCAGGTTGACGCCCTCCAAACACAGCTCGCCATTACGCAAGCTGAGGCGGTGCACATGAGGATGCGCCACCCCTTCTCCTCCTCCTACTCGCCGGAAAACGCATCGCCGTCGTCGTCCAGGAACGCTCATACTACTCACGGCGGCGACCCTTTCGGCACCGACATGGCGGTGGACCAAAACAATGTTGGGGATTCCTTCTGGTGA
- the LOC116017043 gene encoding transcription factor bHLH130-like isoform X1, which translates to MDQTRYQQQQQQMSSGLTRYRSAPSSYFASFLNSDGGGGGGGGGYARDDFDQLLNAHNSSSDIQQAFGRFMDSLDSNSNRPGNPSSNLNVKQESDAYEQPKQQQLAESGGDYGSVSQMNYSGQAQQSHNSGATTSAMENSYGLMNSANPDRFRSPAKMNTGVANSNLTRYNTSPAGFFAQIDIGNEHGAMRGMGSYGAGSNANAEASFSSPSRFKNHTGFSSSGQPASSSGAMASISEIGEEGVKEETSPRHGRFSETQKNDEFSMPSWEDSDILSDLFLNVSEEKPFSNSNVSDIQKSEDQCRPPGLLSHHLSLPKIPAQLSAIMQDSVPCKVRAKRGCATHPRSIAERVRRTKISERMRKLQELVPNMDKQTNTADMLDLAVDYIKDLESQVQVLSENRAKCTCSSSK; encoded by the exons ATGGATCAAACGCGATATCAGCAACAACAGCAGCAGATGAGTTCAGGCTTGACGCGGTACCGGTCCGCGCCAAGTTCATATTTCGCAAGCTTTTTGAACAGTGatggtggcggcggcggcggcggcggaggttATGCCAGGGACGATTTTGATCAACTGCTAAATGCTCATAATTCTAGCTCTGATATACAGCAAGCTTTCGGGAGGTTCATGGACAGTCTAGATTCCAATTCGAATAGGCCTGGGAATCCTTCGAGCAATTTGAATGTGAAACAGGAATCCGATGCATATGAGCAGCCGAAGCAGCAGCAATTGGCGGAGAGTGGTGGCGATTATGGCTCGGTTTCGCAGATGAATTACTCAGGACAAGCTCAACAGAGCCATAATTCAGGTGCTACTACTTCGGCCATGGAGAATTCGTATGGGTTGATGAATTCCGCGAATCCAGATCGTTTTCGCAGCCCAGCGAAAATGAATACTGGCGTTGCTAATTCAAATCTCACCCGTTATAACACTTCTCCGGCGGGCTTCTTTGCTCAAATTGATATTGGAAACG AACATGGTGCAATGAGAGGCATGGGGAGTTATGGAGCTGGTAGTAATGCTAATGCAGAAGCGTCGTTTTCTTCTCCAAGCAGGTTTAAGAATCATACAGGTTTCTCATCATCAGGACAGCCCGCTTCCTCTTCAGGCGCAATGGCGTCTATATCTGAAATTGGAGAAGAGGGTGTGAAGGAAGAAACCAGTCCAAGGCATGGAAGGTTTAGTGAAACTCAGAAAAATGATGAGTTCTCCATGCCATCTTGGGAAGATTCAGACATTTTGTCTGATCTTTTCCTAAATGTATCAGAAGAAAAGccattttcaaattcaaatgtATCAGATATTCAG AAGAGCGAAGATCAATGTCGCCCTCCTGGCCTGCTGTCTCATCACTTGAGTTTGCCCAAAATTCCCGCCCAGTTATCTGCCATAATGCAGGATTCGGTGCCCTGTAAGGTCAGAGCAAAGAGGGGTTGTGCAACTCACCCACGGAGTATCGCTGAGAGG GTTAGAAGAACCAAGATAAGTGAGAGGATGAGAAAGCTGCAAGAGCTCGTCCCAAACATGGACAAG CAAACAAACACAGCAGATATGTTGGACTTAGCTGTTGATTACATCAAAGATTTAGAGTCCCAAGTCCAG GTGTTATCAGAAAACCGTGCAAAATGTACATGCTCATCAAGTAAATAG
- the LOC116015585 gene encoding uncharacterized protein LOC116015585 isoform X1: MPMERSFSSSSSSNNSSFSASKRGSSAAVLSIQCLKGSSKADEWTGDALQTGDIVEELRIGNMIVKAPFKNGRAGLQKLLHDSFKLKNTSVHVRVRRGADDDGEFAELQACLVPNAVAGRKQYMLRSIDDPNYAVGFADRTESECLDLQASRASRMMDALTRTPLQYGFVSYPWQRKMAEMLPVPNSSSFYSILLLPKTSGDHEAAALQYNDLEDTLGRANAWLNASQASGVPIVFMNIQTESLLTKISGRMASCSVNAGSLSDLSNLSNASLYGFEDYHGVDIGVVRAVRLWFSPLGGEIPIEIKIKEDDTKLGFAISRTEEGFIYISTVMGADENSQNTPSEESGLRHLYMEATRQNKLLVVSRISHQKVLPWMVSPAGGVRCYDTVSVSQKLSLHRHAKVPILIHVFLWDRSVNVPNCGSNRYRVFSPTGMPPAPEENKAMPLNPEDEVVDEESSDGSEISRLERDTAGEFSFRSTP; this comes from the exons ATGCCCATGGAGCGTTCGTTCTCGTCGTCGAGCAGTTCGAATAACTCTTCTTTCTCCGCCTCCAAACGCGGCTCCTCCGCCGCCGTTCTCTCCATACAGTGCCTGAAAGGCAGCTCTAAAGCCGACGAATGGACCGGCGACGCCTTACAGACCGGCGATATCGTGGAGGAGCTCAGAATCGGGAACATGATCGTCAAGGCGCCGTTCAAGAACGGCCGAGCCGGCCTGCAGAAGCTCCTCCACGATTCCTTCAAGCTGAAGAACACTTCGGTCCACGTCCGCGTCCGGCGCGGCGCCGACGACGACGGCGAGTTCGCCGAGCTGCAGGCCTGCCTCGTCCCCAACGCCGTCGCCGGCCGGAAACAGTACATGCTCAGGTCCATCGACGATCCCAATTACGCCGTCGGGTTCGCCGATCGGACCGAGTCCGAGTGCTTGGATTTGCAAG CTTCAAGGGCGTCAAGAATGATGGATGCATTAACAAGAACTCCCCTTCAATATGGGTTCGTGTCGTATCCATGGCAGAGAAAAATGGCGGAGATGCTACCAGTACCCAACTCCAGCAGCTTTTATTCCATTCTCCTCCTCCCCAAAACCTCCGGCGACCACGAAGCCGCCGCTCTTCAATACAACGATCTTGAAGACACCCTTGGCAGAGCCAATGCCTGGCTTAATGCTTCTCAAGCCTCCGGCGTTCCCATCGTCTTCATGAACATCCAGACTGAATCCCTACTCACTAAg ATATCTGGGAGAATGGCTTCTTGTAGTGTAAATGCGGGGTCGCTCTCTGATTTATCAAATCTTAGCAATGCAAGCTTGTACGGCTTTGAAGATTACCATGGCGTGGATATTGGTGTTGTACGAGCAGTTCGGCTCTGGTTTTCCCCTCTTGGTGGAGAAATTCCTATCgaaatcaaaatcaaagaaGATGACACCAAACTAGGTTTTGCCATCAGTAGAACAGAAGAG ggATTTATCTACATATCAACGGTGATGGGAGCAGATgaaaatagtcaaaatactcCATCTGAGGAATCTGGTCTGAGGCACCTGTACATGGAAGCAACGAGGCAGAACAAGCTTCTAGTAGTTTCCAGAATCTCCCACCAGAAAGTGCTCCCATGGATGGTTTCTCCGGCGGGCGGCGTGAGATGCTACGACACGGTTTCCGTGAGCCAGAAGCTGTCTTTGCACCGCCATGCCAAGGTGCCTATCCTCATTCACGTTTTCCTATGGGACCGCTCAGTAAACGTTCCTAACTGTGGGAGTAATAGGTATCGGGTGTTTTCGCCGACGGGAATGCCACCGGCGCCGGAAGAGAATAAGGCGATGCCTTTGAATCCTGAGGATGAGGTCGTAGATGAAGAGAGTAGTGATGGGAGTGAGATTAGTCGGCTTGAGAGGGATACTGCAGGGGAATTCTCCTTTCGATCGACTCCATAA